The Corynebacterium suranareeae genome window below encodes:
- a CDS encoding ABC transporter permease, which produces MTTAVLDQKTIQLNGLDVDAEIARMDRAQHQRKTWQRRVIVAVLTLIVAMGFSFGAFGNKEREADAFASAIIAQVVGAMGEVAFEAICPSDGDTEMLLKCITENLGELHIVEKCLAADDVLKCFYDAKNEETRKEENLDKAPDYSMYRMASAMASFYSNGRAATAGIEEGDGNEFTDVEDAGLGAWGGVLNKAANGGDVLGYSDPKHNEDSGWFFGVGDANNQKTYSYDSLATHSYKGPYQYALFGATLSGLGLDGSAAQDSATDMAQRKGMGYSIMAVYMISGGIDLVFNSVLKVLTTINPFRLLVTPASQNTNATFTEGMAGGQTAAGTPFEGMTSFFTQIYNWAVSIGWLVVIPVSLGLTMMGILMMRRMDKGSAIKKVAIRVIYGVVGLPLLGVTYTGALDSLLSAGSSTGAGSNATKIVLSTYVDFQSWAENTRLQIPSKVGNANVISWDLDEQAPTGQSLRTVRNTTLEINANSNYYFSAFKEPGAAIDLEFQNGEDAGWMSKMSNPKSSEMNNIVGGGGAAAQNSATTIFGRTVDMLTRYIENESLSSGSFETSIRSAMEDLAKDDPTSASDVMAWVTDYNTESSIKEKTAEDIAEAKNPLLAVHDSAGLASAQISDSGIGFRTLDPTVRCTNSVVSTASGLGGIWDDLFGGLVGGLPGDLGAALDGDYRSYCNLSPLTMYNYLNTSFNPADAGVYSASTSTSTYSRASHNSVNLIGTGAMSIVYWFSAISLMGSFIVIGIGYAGAMLFNSIRRSISLIGAVPFAAMGFIAGVAKVIVYTVAMFIEIIGTIFLYQLITKFLMTVPALFEQPLASTLRDVESDAVVAGGMGLVGLALSASNNMAVAALVITVISSLGVIVFTIIAMKVRSSLVSGVDEAVTSVVNRFLDTQVSSAGATSGDGMMRRAAATGVGIGATHALLRSDDGGSDSGSGSGGGADGGGSGSSKLGDFAKTGLATAGIVGGAAGAGWLAKEGIDQAAEGIMDGDGDGSFAAGGDATVDADATAGSASGTVDGDYVADGDTTASADASADFVDGAVGGSGQASFSNAAYSADGTTLDGEGAIVDAQGNPLHADGTPMSAAEAETKMAGLSSSGTMMEKSGVKSSGITTAADVMDDQSLASSVTESGLSKIPDTYGAEVSGAVGAVGTTGADYSATGSGAGLNMSEAALQGGAPVGALAGGSVSSSDQAVNDAALQVAASQGLAPASSLGGVEPLNAQATEAPVGKAGKQLGDLSGSALNTQLASMGQQVGDSVNSAYAAGGMGGVDVAGKFTEAAQHLSQVPGQIQNAVTNADAGTSGASFGQMAQGAAGIAGVAGVIGAAGAASSAAQGAGTVSSAMGNAATGAGFISNAVSGGAAGSTGAAHVVNASHGPVAPGQAHYQESGHAQAFVQNNQANTAHTANTSTPSSAQIMGANVAGSLASQAVRGFGQPGQMGANVRDAMGGSGRTGGRGGATQGGGGAQRSGVSAKNGIRGQRSQKPSATSQAMNAAMRSAAVSSRMASMGGNETQQQAKKTDHGDQGSQPQGGDTGSKQ; this is translated from the coding sequence GTGACCACAGCGGTCTTGGATCAAAAAACCATTCAGCTCAATGGTCTGGATGTAGATGCAGAAATTGCACGCATGGATCGTGCGCAGCATCAGCGGAAAACCTGGCAACGCCGGGTGATAGTTGCTGTGCTGACACTTATTGTCGCCATGGGCTTTAGTTTTGGTGCATTTGGCAACAAAGAGCGCGAGGCTGACGCTTTTGCGTCGGCAATTATCGCGCAGGTCGTTGGTGCTATGGGCGAGGTTGCTTTTGAAGCGATCTGTCCCAGTGACGGTGACACGGAAATGTTGCTCAAGTGCATTACTGAGAATCTCGGCGAGCTTCACATAGTGGAGAAATGCTTGGCTGCTGACGATGTTCTTAAGTGTTTCTATGATGCAAAAAACGAAGAAACACGCAAAGAGGAGAACCTTGACAAGGCGCCTGATTACTCGATGTACCGCATGGCCTCTGCTATGGCGTCCTTCTACTCCAATGGCCGTGCAGCAACTGCAGGTATTGAAGAAGGTGACGGTAATGAGTTCACTGATGTAGAGGACGCTGGCCTTGGCGCGTGGGGTGGTGTTCTTAATAAGGCTGCTAATGGCGGTGACGTGCTGGGTTATTCAGATCCGAAGCACAATGAAGACTCTGGTTGGTTCTTCGGTGTTGGTGATGCGAATAACCAGAAGACATATTCTTATGACTCTTTGGCTACGCATTCGTACAAGGGTCCTTACCAATATGCGTTGTTTGGCGCGACACTCAGTGGCTTAGGTCTCGATGGTTCTGCAGCGCAAGACTCTGCGACTGATATGGCGCAGCGTAAAGGTATGGGTTACTCGATCATGGCTGTGTACATGATTTCTGGTGGTATTGATCTTGTCTTTAACTCTGTACTAAAGGTTTTGACGACTATTAACCCCTTCCGCCTTCTTGTGACGCCGGCGTCACAGAACACTAATGCCACTTTCACTGAGGGTATGGCAGGCGGACAGACCGCAGCAGGTACTCCATTTGAAGGCATGACGAGCTTCTTTACCCAGATCTATAACTGGGCTGTCAGCATTGGTTGGCTTGTGGTTATCCCGGTCTCACTTGGCCTGACCATGATGGGTATTCTCATGATGCGCCGCATGGATAAGGGTTCGGCAATTAAAAAGGTCGCGATCCGGGTTATTTATGGTGTTGTTGGGTTGCCACTTCTTGGTGTGACCTACACCGGCGCGCTCGATTCTTTGTTGAGCGCTGGTAGCTCGACCGGTGCGGGATCAAACGCGACAAAAATCGTGTTGTCCACCTATGTTGATTTCCAGTCGTGGGCAGAGAATACACGTTTACAGATCCCGTCGAAGGTAGGTAATGCCAATGTGATCTCATGGGATCTGGATGAGCAGGCGCCGACAGGTCAATCATTGCGGACGGTACGGAATACAACATTGGAAATTAATGCGAACTCAAATTATTATTTCAGTGCTTTTAAAGAACCTGGTGCAGCGATTGATTTAGAGTTCCAAAACGGTGAAGATGCAGGCTGGATGTCAAAGATGTCTAACCCTAAGTCCTCGGAGATGAATAATATCGTTGGTGGTGGTGGCGCAGCTGCACAAAACTCAGCAACGACTATTTTTGGCCGTACTGTGGATATGCTTACTCGTTATATTGAAAATGAGAGCCTCTCTTCGGGTAGCTTTGAGACTTCGATTCGAAGTGCTATGGAGGACTTGGCGAAGGATGATCCAACTTCTGCGTCAGATGTGATGGCGTGGGTGACCGATTACAATACTGAGTCGTCCATTAAGGAAAAGACTGCAGAGGACATTGCTGAGGCGAAAAATCCACTGCTAGCGGTTCATGACTCGGCTGGCTTGGCAAGTGCGCAGATCAGTGATAGCGGAATCGGATTTAGGACACTTGATCCGACTGTACGTTGCACTAATTCTGTTGTTTCTACGGCGAGTGGACTTGGCGGAATTTGGGATGATCTTTTTGGTGGCTTAGTTGGTGGCTTGCCAGGTGATCTAGGCGCAGCTCTCGATGGTGACTACCGCAGTTATTGCAACTTGTCCCCGCTGACGATGTATAACTACCTCAACACCTCCTTCAACCCTGCTGACGCCGGTGTCTACTCGGCCTCGACATCAACCTCCACCTATTCACGTGCGTCCCATAACTCGGTGAATCTCATCGGCACTGGTGCAATGTCTATCGTGTACTGGTTCTCTGCGATCTCGCTCATGGGTAGCTTTATTGTTATTGGTATCGGTTATGCCGGAGCAATGCTGTTTAACTCGATTCGACGTTCTATTTCGTTGATTGGCGCTGTTCCTTTCGCAGCCATGGGCTTTATCGCCGGTGTCGCTAAGGTCATTGTGTACACAGTGGCGATGTTCATTGAGATTATCGGTACCATTTTCTTGTACCAGTTGATCACCAAGTTCCTCATGACCGTGCCGGCGCTTTTTGAGCAACCTTTGGCATCGACACTTCGTGATGTTGAATCTGATGCGGTGGTTGCTGGTGGTATGGGTCTTGTTGGCTTGGCTTTGAGCGCCTCGAATAACATGGCTGTTGCAGCGTTGGTTATTACGGTGATCTCTTCGCTCGGTGTCATCGTCTTCACTATCATCGCGATGAAGGTGCGTAGCTCCCTGGTATCTGGCGTTGATGAGGCTGTGACCTCTGTTGTTAACCGGTTCCTCGATACGCAGGTTTCTTCTGCGGGTGCTACCTCTGGTGACGGCATGATGCGTCGTGCTGCTGCGACTGGTGTCGGTATTGGCGCCACCCATGCACTACTTCGTAGTGATGATGGCGGATCTGATTCAGGTTCTGGCTCAGGCGGCGGCGCTGACGGTGGTGGATCTGGCTCAAGCAAGCTCGGTGACTTTGCTAAGACCGGTTTGGCTACTGCTGGAATTGTTGGTGGTGCTGCAGGTGCTGGATGGCTCGCCAAGGAAGGCATTGATCAAGCAGCTGAGGGCATTATGGACGGCGACGGCGATGGCTCGTTTGCAGCAGGTGGCGACGCTACTGTTGATGCCGATGCGACAGCTGGTTCTGCTTCAGGAACGGTCGATGGTGACTATGTAGCAGATGGCGATACAACCGCTTCTGCGGATGCTAGTGCTGATTTCGTTGACGGTGCTGTTGGTGGCTCTGGTCAGGCATCATTTAGCAATGCTGCGTACAGTGCTGATGGAACCACCCTCGACGGTGAGGGTGCGATCGTCGATGCACAGGGCAACCCGCTTCATGCTGATGGCACACCAATGAGCGCTGCTGAAGCTGAGACGAAGATGGCTGGTCTGAGCTCGTCAGGAACCATGATGGAGAAATCTGGTGTGAAGTCGAGTGGCATTACCACGGCAGCTGATGTCATGGATGATCAGTCCCTGGCAAGCAGTGTCACTGAGTCTGGTCTGTCAAAGATTCCAGACACTTACGGCGCAGAGGTCTCTGGCGCTGTGGGTGCGGTTGGTACCACTGGTGCTGATTACAGTGCGACAGGTTCTGGTGCAGGTCTGAATATGAGCGAGGCTGCGCTGCAGGGTGGTGCCCCAGTGGGTGCTCTCGCTGGTGGGTCTGTGTCGAGTTCAGATCAGGCTGTGAATGATGCAGCGCTTCAGGTTGCAGCATCCCAGGGTCTTGCACCAGCTAGTTCTCTCGGTGGCGTCGAGCCGCTTAATGCTCAGGCCACTGAAGCACCGGTTGGAAAGGCTGGTAAGCAGCTTGGTGATCTTTCTGGCTCGGCACTGAATACTCAGCTGGCGTCCATGGGTCAGCAGGTTGGCGACAGTGTAAACAGTGCTTATGCAGCAGGTGGTATGGGTGGTGTTGATGTGGCCGGTAAGTTCACTGAGGCGGCACAGCACTTGTCACAGGTTCCTGGTCAGATCCAGAATGCAGTGACTAATGCTGATGCAGGTACCTCTGGCGCAAGCTTTGGTCAGATGGCACAAGGTGCAGCCGGCATTGCGGGTGTTGCAGGTGTGATCGGTGCAGCGGGCGCAGCAAGTTCCGCAGCACAAGGCGCAGGCACTGTCTCAAGCGCAATGGGTAACGCTGCGACAGGTGCTGGATTTATCAGTAACGCTGTTTCTGGTGGTGCTGCCGGTTCTACAGGTGCTGCTCATGTGGTTAACGCATCACATGGACCTGTAGCACCTGGTCAGGCTCACTACCAAGAGTCTGGACATGCGCAGGCATTTGTGCAGAACAACCAGGCCAATACTGCACACACAGCGAATACAAGTACTCCGTCATCAGCTCAGATTATGGGTGCGAACGTCGCAGGCTCGCTGGCATCACAAGCTGTTCGAGGCTTCGGACAGCCTGGTCAGATGGGTGCTAATGTTCGTGACGCGATGGGTGGTAGCGGACGCACTGGTGGTCGTGGTGGAGCAACCCAAGGCGGCGGAGGTGCACAGCGTAGCGGTGTCAGTGCCAAGAATGGCATTCGTGGACAGCGAAGCCAGAAGCCTTCTGCGACCAGTCAGGCGATGAACGCAGCGATGCGATCAGCTGCGGTAAGCAGCCGCATGGCAAGCATGGGCGGCAACGAGACACAGCAGCAGGCAAAAAAGACTGATCACGGTGATCAGGGGTCACAGCCACAGGGCGGTGACACTGGCTCGAAGCAGTAA
- a CDS encoding YPDG domain-containing protein, with translation MLVRSRTLVTVALSCSLLFGATVNGTGAANAQDNVSMAAQYEPQYEPLETRLGTPWDTTGLSNTAFQFVENSAELPEGTQFVLDGDTFTNVIDDGLLASRVDSRTGMIRHTLAGSEVIYFIPGKMTRSYIDRVTVKAIYPDGSSDIVTPHSVITVADDIYYSIQSEEIPRVRKGQTIKIPLRVMDGTGAIGGVPQGSKVVRDRYGSIDNAELMGAIVVIDEKTGELTFTASEDRTGQLWFAVELIYPDGTYATASYSIEVTDQPEPVDVIRPAGSSLSS, from the coding sequence ATGTTGGTACGCTCACGCACGTTGGTCACTGTCGCACTGTCATGTTCGTTGCTATTCGGAGCAACGGTTAATGGCACGGGTGCTGCGAATGCACAAGACAATGTATCTATGGCAGCTCAGTATGAGCCACAGTATGAGCCCTTAGAAACGCGTCTTGGTACGCCGTGGGATACTACGGGTTTGTCTAACACAGCTTTTCAGTTCGTTGAGAATTCCGCTGAATTACCCGAAGGAACTCAATTTGTTCTTGATGGTGATACGTTCACCAATGTCATTGATGATGGTTTGCTTGCTTCTCGGGTAGATTCACGAACAGGTATGATTCGGCATACTCTTGCTGGCTCAGAGGTCATTTATTTTATCCCCGGAAAAATGACCAGATCCTACATTGACCGAGTGACGGTCAAGGCTATCTACCCCGATGGTTCTAGTGACATAGTGACACCACATTCAGTGATCACTGTGGCAGATGATATTTATTACAGCATCCAGAGTGAAGAGATTCCGAGGGTGCGTAAAGGGCAGACTATTAAGATTCCATTGAGGGTGATGGACGGTACAGGAGCGATTGGCGGAGTCCCACAGGGATCTAAGGTTGTTCGTGATCGTTATGGATCAATTGACAATGCGGAGTTGATGGGTGCAATTGTCGTTATTGATGAGAAAACCGGTGAGCTTACTTTCACAGCATCGGAAGATCGTACTGGTCAACTATGGTTTGCTGTAGAATTAATTTATCCAGACGGCACATATGCGACGGCCTCTTATTCCATCGAGGTGACGGATCAGCCTGAACCTGTGGATGTCATTCGTCCTGCCGGATCGTCTCTGAGTTCTTGA